The DNA region AAAATAAGAGCAACCTCGGCGCCAACGCTATCCTTGGCGTTTCAATGGCAGTGTGCAGGGCTTCAGCAGAAGAGCTTGGACTTCCACTCTTCCGCTACATTGGGGGAACAAACGCAAAGGAGCTCCCAGTCCCGATGATGAACATCCTAAACGGCGGCGTCCACGCAGACAACAACGTTGACCTTCAAGAGTTCATGATAATGCCCGTCGGCGGAGAGACCTTCTCTGAATCCCTCAGGATGGGCGTTGAGGTCTACCACACCCTCAAGAAAGTTCTCCAGAGGATGGGACACTCAACTAACGTAGGAGATGAAGGAGGATTCGCTCCAAACCTCTCCTCAAACGAGGAGGCAATTCAGGTTATCCTCAAGGCCATAGAGGAGGCTGGCTACACTCCCGGAGAGGACGTCCTGATAGCCCTTGACGCTGCATCCTCAGAGTTTTACAAGGGAGATGGAATATACGAACTTTCAGGAGAAGGAAAAACCTTTGACAGGGAAGGACTCGTTGACTTTTACAGGAATCTGGTTGAAAAGTACCCAATCATCTCCATAGAGGACGGAATGGCCGAGGACGACCACGAGGGTTGGAAGCTCCTTACAGCCGCCCTTGGCGACAGGGTTCAGCTCGTTGGCGATGATGTTTTCGTCACAAATACGGAGCTCCTTAGGGTTGGCATCAAAGAAGGTTTCGCAAACTCCATCCTTATTAAGCTTAACCAGATTGGAACGGTAACAGAAACCCTTGAAGCCATTGAGATGGCAAAGAGGGCAAGCTACACAACTGTCATCTCCCACCGTTCCGGAGAAACCGAAGATACGTTCATCGCAGACCTTGCGGTAGCTGTCAACAGCGGACAGATAAAGACAGGAGCTCCTGCAAGGAGCGAGAGAAACGCCAAGTACAACCAGCTCTTAAGAATAGAAGAACTCTTGGGGAACGCTGCCGTCTACAGGGGAGCGGAAGTCTTCTATAACCTTGACTAAGAAAACACCTTGCCCCCTCTCGGGGGCTTTCCTAAATTTTCCATCTCAAATAATACACAATACAGGAGGTTTAATCTTGGAGTTTAAGAAGATAATGGAAAACGTTTTGTTTATTTCTGAAACTCTTGAAGGAAAAAAGGAGGTAAAAAACCCTTCTACAGAAAGGATAAAAGAAAAAGCCTACAATCTCTACTGGAAGTATAACTGCGAGTGTGGAGTTGTAACTGCCTTCTACGAAGAAGCGAACCTTTCAATAAACTTTAAAAAAGTTAGGGCTCTATCAGAGGAACTCCCTTATAGGTGGAGCTCCATTTGTGGAGCAGTAACCGGAGCCTTCTATGTACTGGCTGCTTCCCTTCCCGAAGAACTCTTAGAGAAAGCAGTAAAAGAAATCATCAACTACCACAACAGAACTCCCCTTCCACAGTTTAAAGGAAGAGGTGGCGTTCACATACCTAAGGCACCGGCAGGCTCCATTCTCTGCAGGGACTCAATAATAAACTGGTGTAAGGCTACAAAAATTAACCCCCGTAGCAGGGAAAGGACAGAAAGGTGCGCCCGCATAACGGCAGACATTGCAGGGAAGACGGCGGAGCTCCTTAAAAAGTATGCAGTAGCTGCCGTTAAATAAAATGAACTTTACGGAGCTCTACTTCATAATCATCTCTGCCGTAGCTTTCGGCTACGTTCTTGCAGCAGTTCTCGTTGAAACGAAATTTGTCAACTGGCTGGGGCTAAAAACCCTCCGCCTCTCCCGATTCGGAATTCATCCCCTCTTAACGAACGTTCCAGTGATTTACTTAGTCTCCCCAAGGGCTGCCCACGTTGTAGCTTCAGAGCTCCTAAAAGAGGGGAAAATAGAAGCAGTAGACCTTTACCTTGCAATCCTTGCCTCAAACTTTCCAATGAGGCTTATGTTCCTCTACCGCTACTACCTGCCGGTTCTCTTGCCACTGATAGGAGCTGTTGCAGTATACTACGCACTCCTTAGGCTGGCCTTTGACATTGTCGTTTTAGCTACAGTCTCTATCATTGGCAGGCTCCGCTACAGGAAGTTACACTTTGAATACCCAAAGTATGAATCGGTAAAGGTTGAGGTTAACCTTAAAGTCCTAAAAGAAGGCGTGTTAAAGGGTTTAAAAGAGGCTGCCCTATTTACAGTAAAGTTTACTCCCCTGTTCCTGCTGGTTGTTTTCCTCATAAAAGAAGGAGCTATGGAGTGGCTGACCAACAAGCTCGGGCCGTACTTTGGAGCTCTCGGCTTTGATTCTCTGGAAATTACTTACATAACAACAGCAGCGATAAGTCCGCCTGTTGCCTACGGCCTCATAAAGGTAATGCTTGCAAGGAATTACGCCGTTACCCACATCTTAGGAACAATGGCTGTTGGTAACGCAATGTTTTCCCTCCTAAGGAGCTGGTGGGCCTACCTTCTTCCCTATTACTTAGGACTCTACCCTATAAGAATAACAACGATGCTCCTTCTATTACAGGCCGGACTGCCGATTGTTTACAATTTTAGTGTTGGGGTGTTACTCGTAAAGGTGTTCTAAAGATGGAGAAGCTAAAGGTCTACATAAGCGAGCTAAAGCAGTTTTCCCTTAAAAACCCAGACTGGGTAATTTTGGTTGAGGGTAAAAGAGACCTAAAGGCCCTTGAAATGTTCGGGATAGAAAACGTCGTAGACATGAAGGGGAGGAAGTACCACGACATAGCTGAAGAGCTCTCCGAAAGTTACGTTGGAGTAGTTCTACTTATGGACTTTGACCCCGAAGGTGAGACGATTTTCAGGAAGCTCACTAAGGTGCTAGAGCTTTACGGACTAAAGATTGATACTTCTTTCAGGGAAAGACTAAGAGAGCTCGGAGTAAGGTTTGTGGAGGAAATACCTCTACTCCTTAGGTTACCCCGCTGGTAAAATGAGTAGTTGGAGGAAAGAATGGAATACAAGAACTTAGAAGAAGGAATATTTAAGGCACTTGAAAAGCTTAATAAACCCCTAAAAGCAAGGGAAATCGCTAAGTTCCTCGGAATACCCCCAGAGGAGAGGCAGGAGCTCCGCGAAAAGCTAAAGGAGCTTGCCAAAGAGGGAAAGCTCGTAAAGCTGAAAGGCGCCAAGTACGCCCTACCTGAGAAGTTCAACCTTGTCGTCGGAAAGCTCTGCGTCTACAGGGAAGGCTTCGGGTTCGTTGACCCTATAGATGGAGGTAGAGGCGTTTTTGTTCCCGGCAAAAATATGGCCGGTGCAATGAACGGTGATATAGTCGCCGTTGAGATAGTTAAGGAATTTCCCGACGGTAGAAAGGAAGGTAAGGTCGTCTCCGTTATAGAGAGAGCAGTAAAGAAAGTCGTCGGAAGGGTAGAAAAGCACCGCCGACACTGCTTTGTGATACCGGAGGATAAAAGAATCCGCTACGATGTTTTACTTACCCACGAAGACTGTAAAAAGGTAGAGGACGGCGACTACGTAGTCGTTGAAATCATATCCTACCCCTCAGATACCCGTGGACCCGTTGGGAAGCTCTTAGAGAACCTCGGCAAAACAGGACCTAAGCTTGACATAGAGCTCATAATAAGGAAGTACGACCTGCCGGTTGAATTCCCTCCAGAAGTTCTAAGAGAGGCAGAGAAAATTCCAGACCAAGTAACAGAAAAAGATTTAGAAGGCAGGGTAGACCTCAGAGACCAGCTCTGTTTTACCATAGATGGGGAAAACGCAAGGGATTTTGACGACGCCGTAGCCATAGAGAAACTTCCAGACGGAAACTACAGGCTCTTTGTCCACATTGCAGACGTTTCACACTACGTAAAACCCGGAAGCGCCTTAGACCTTGAAGCCTACAGGAGAGGAACGAGCGTTTACTTCCCCGATAGGTGCATCCCAATGCTCCCCGAAAAACTCTCAAACGGTATCTGCTCGCTAAACCCAAACGTGGACAGGCTCACATTTACCTGCGAAATGTTAATAAACAGGCGGGGAACTGTTATTGATTACAAGATTTATGAAAGCGTAATCCACAGTAAAGCCCGCCTCACCTACACGATAGCACAGAGGATAATAGATGGCGATGAAGAAGCAATTGAAAAGTTCCCCCACGTGGTAGAGTCGCTAAAGGCTATGTACGAGCTTGCCCAAATACTCTACAAGAAGCGCTACAAGAGAGGTTCTCTTGACTTTGACCTACCAGAGCCTGTTGTTGTCCTCAACACAGAGGGAGAACCGATAGACATATACAGAGCTGAAAGGCTCTGGAGCCACAGAATAATAGAAGAGTTCATGATTGCAGCCAACGAAACTGTTGCAGAGTTTATGTTCTGGTCAGACTACCCAAGTGTTTACAGAGTCCACGAGTCTCCAGATAGAGAAAAACTTAGCGAGTTCCTAAACTTTGTTAGGTCACTCGGCATAAGGGTTCCCGCCGTTAAGAACGATATTCAGCCCAAGCTCCTTCAGAAAATCTTAGAGCAGGTTGAAGGAAAACCTGAGGAAAAGCTCGTTAACTACCTAATGCTTAGAACCATGGCAAGGGCTAAATATTCCCCCGACAACATTGGCCACTTCGGCCTTGCCTCAACCCACTACACCCACTTTACCTCACCTATAAGGCGTTACGCCGACCTACAGCTCCACAGGCTCGTAAAGATGGCCCTAAGAGGGGAATTTACCTCAGATAGCATTCCCTACTGGGAAGAAAAACTTGAAAAGGTCTGTAAACACGTAACTGAACGTTCAATAAACGCCGATGAAGCAGAAAGGGATGTTATAGAGCTCAAAAAGCTCCAGTACGCAAAGAACCATATAGGTGAGGTCTTTGAGGCTATTATCACGGGAGTTACAGAACAGGGACTTTACGTTGAAACCATAGAACAGCTAATTCCCGGCTTTATCCACGTAACAAACCTGAAAAATGACTACTACATCTGTATTCCAAAGCAGTACTGCCTTGTTGGAGAAAAGACGAGAACGGTCTTTAGAATCGGGGACAGAGCTCTCGTGAGGCTCCTCCACGTTGACACCGAAAACAGAAAAGCAGAGTTTGAAATGGTGAGGAAGCTAAAATGAGAACAGCAGTAATTTATGACGATATATTCTTAAAGCACGACCTTCCTACCCACCCTGAGAACGCCCTGAGGCTAAAGTATTTCCTTAAATCTCTACCGGAATTTAACATTCCGGTCCTAAAACCCAAAAACGTTAGCTACGACATTCTAAGAGCCGTTCACTTTGAGAACTACATAGAAGACGTCAGAATTTCCTGCCGGGAAAACGCTCCCGGCTTCTTTGACCCAGATACCTACTATGGGGAGTACACCTTTGACGTAGCTCTCATGGCCGCCGGTGCTGTGGAAATGGGGGTTGAGCTGCTACTCTCTGGGAAGCTCCGCTCTGTTTTCTGTGCCGTCAGACCCCCCGGCCACCACGCCGAAAAAGGTAGGGCTATGGGCTTTTGCATATTCAACAACGTTGCCGTTGGCGCTGTAAAAGCCCTCTCCTTAGGAGCCCAGAGAGTCTTCATCGTTGACTTTGACGCCCACCATGGAAATGGAACGCAGCACATATTTGAAAACACTCCAGAAGTCTTTTACTTTTCCACCCACCAGTACCCCTTCTACCCCGGAACGGGTAGCACAAAAGAAAACAGAAGCAACGTCCTTAACGTTCCGATGAAAGAAGGAACAGGAGACGCTGAGTTTCAGAAAGCTTACGGGGAAACCTATAGAAAGGCCGTTAAAAGCTTTAGCCCTGACATAATACTCGTATCGGCTGGCTACGACCTCCACCGGGATGACCCACTTGCGGGACTTGAGGTTACAGACAGCGGAATTGAATACATAATCACCCAGATTTTAGAGTCAGCAGAAGAGCTGAAAATTCCCGTTCTCTTTTCCTTAGAGGGAGGTTACAACCTATACGCTCTGGAGAGGTGCGGGAGAATAACCTTCAGGAAGCTCGCTGAGTTCTCTTAACTAAGCTGGGTTGGTTTCCCCAAGTAGAATCCCTGTCCGTAGTCAACTCCCAGCTCTTTAACTTTTTCCAGAATCTCCTCAGAGGAGATAAACTCAGCAACCGTCTTTATATTCAGCTCCTTAGAGAAAAGAACTATATGCTTTACAAGGGTCTCAGCATCTTTTGACTGGACTACTTTTGATATCAGACTACCATCAATCTTAATGTAGTCTGGCTTTATAATTGTTATGTACTCGTAGTTGGAGTAACCGCTACCAAAGTCATCAATAGCAAGCTCTGCCCCAAGTTCCTTCACTTTTGAGTAGAAACTTTCTAAGATACGAAGGTCGCTAAAGGCCTCAGACTCCACTATCTCAAAGCAAACTTTATCGGCAACGCCGTAATTCCTGATAACCTCAATTAACCAGTCCCTCATAGTAGAAGAGACTAAATCCTCTGAGGAGATATTTAGAGCAACTTTTATCCCCTTTTCCCTAACAGTAAGTAAAGCTTTCTCTATAAGCTTCTTAGAGAGTTTGTTGTAAATGGATATCTTCTTCGCAACAGGAAGAAAATCTCCCGGCATCAATAGCTTTCCGTCCTCATCAACAATCCTCATGAGAGCCTCGTACTTTTCAACCTCTCCAGTTTGGAGGTCAACAATAGGCTGAAAGACAGGAATTACTCTATCGTTGGAAATGGCGTCCTTTAACTTCGTCGCTATTGTGATGTTTTTCTGGAGCTCCCTGTAGAGCTCCTCAAGGTCTACATCAAACACGTATATGTCCATATTCCTCTTCTTAGCCTCCTGCTCTGCAATTTCCGCCTCAATAATCGGCTGCTCCCTGTTCCTTGAAATGCCGGCAACTACGTCCAGCCTAAACTTTATATCTCCAACCTCAAACTCCTGCTGCTCAAGCTTTGCAATAATTCTTTTAACCATAGAAATAAAATCACCCTCGCTTATATCAGTAACCAAAAGCCCAAACCTGTCTCCCCTTATCCTGTAGACCCTCGCGAACTTGTTCTCCCTTTTTGCCAGCCTCTTCAAGAATTTGCCAAAGGTTCTAAGTATTCTGTCCCCCTCCTTCATACCGAAGAGCTCGTTTATCTCCCGGAAGTTCCTGATGTTCACAAGGGCAAAGTTAACCTTGGAGGTCGCTACCTTTCTAAGGTCTTCCTCAAACCTATTTCTGTTCCTAAGTCCTGTAATGTTATCCTTATAAGCCCTAAGTACCATCTCCCTGTTTAACTTGGTTAGTTGACGGTTCCTCTTAAAGAGCTCCCGCAAAGTTTTTCTAAGCTCCTCCATAAAGTACCAGATGCCAAGGGTGGAGCTTGAGAAGATAACAAGAACAACTAACGAACCTACGAAAAGGGCAGCTTTCATAGTGCCCATAAACTCTCCCTTAAGAACAACGGCCTCCTTAAAGAGGTCATCCTTCGTAACGTAGCTTCCTATCAGCCAGTTCCACCTACGGTAAAGCCTCAGGTAGTAAACCCCGGAACCATTGTTAATAAACAGCCCTGATTCAAGCTCCTTTTGAGGGAGTCTCCTAACTACAGCTAAAAGCCTTCTTTCCTGCAGGGAAGAACCGGTTTTTCCGTTAAGGTCAACAATAAAGAGGTTATAGATTCTCCCCTCCTCTTTTAGGATTCTCTTAACGTACTCCTTAAAGTCAGAAAGGTAAAATCCTCCCCCTATTATCCAATTGTACGGTTTAAAGAGTTTCAAGAAGGAGATTTTCTCATCAACTTTTTTCGTTCCGGGAAGGTACCAGTAGTAAGTAACAAATCCCTCATTGTTAGGAGAGTAGAGAACCGTTCTCTCAAATTCCCTATGGACAAGCTTCCCTTTGGCGTCCTTTATATTCCAAACGTTTTTTCCTTCAAGCTCAGGAAAAAGGGGATTAAGAACTACAGGGCCTTTCACGGAATCAATGAAAATGTACCCTTTGCCTTCAAAGAACCTGTATCCCTTTAAGGCCTCATGAATCAACCTCTTAATTTTATTATCACTGCATTTAAGAATTTTACAGGTTCTGTATATAGAAGTAGCTATTTTATGGGCATTAAGAACTTCTTCCCTGACTTTCCTTTTCATATCTTCTTTAAGGAGAGCTTCCTTCTTGGAAAAAGAAAGAACAGTAGCATCAACTATTTCTTTCAGTCTCTTTTTATTTTGCTCAAAAATAGAGACGTAAATGGCCTCTTCAACTTCCTTTCTAAATAGGTAGTTACTACCTGCCATAAAAAGGACTGAAGCTACCAAGATTAAGAGAAGTAGGTAGCCTATCCTTCTTACTTCTTTAAGACGTGTAAAACTCTCCGCCAATTTCTCCTATCCCAATAATTGTTACAATGTAGGTGTCAGAATTAATATATTAGGAGGTCTCCATTGAAAAAACCACCTTACAGAGCATATAGGAAGAAAGAAAAGAAAAAGGAAGAGCTCCCCGTACACTTACCAGAGAAAATAGACACCCCAGAGGCAGAACAACTCGTCTCTGACCTTTACAGGATAGCCCATTTCCTCTCAGCTAACTGGAAGAAAATTGCAGGAGCCCTTCTACTTTTCGCCGTAATAGCTGGCAGTTACGGAGGATACGTATGGCAAAAAAACCAAAAGGAACTTAAAGCAGCAAGGATTGTTGACGAAGGGCTCTACTTTTTAAGGTCTGGAAACGAGAAAAAAGCTACAGAACTCTTTTCTAAAGCCCTAAAGGAGTATAAAGGAGCTCCTTCTACAAAAATAGCCGCCTTTCTACTTGCAAAGATTGAGAAGAAGGAAGAGCTCCTAAGAGAGCTCTCAAAAACAGACAGTTTCTTAGTCTCTCCTCCATCCAAAACTGGAATGGTAGCTGCAGAAATTGACAAGAACGATTTAGATGCTGCCCAAAAAATCATTTCCCAAATCAAGAGGGATAAAGACTGGACCTATCCAGAAGCAATCTACGACAGGCTTCTCATAGCTCTTAAAAAAGGAGATTCTGAGAGCGCGAAGGATGCCTTAGAAACGCTCAAAGGTGACTATCCAAACCTTCCTATAACGACCCTTGCCCGGAGGATTGCAGAGTGAAGCTCCTAAAACCGGAAAACGCACTTATAGAAGAACTCCTTGCGACAATCCGAGATAAAAACACACCTTACTACGTTTTTAGAGAAGACCTTGAGCGATTAGGAGAACTGCTCATAATAGAGGCCCTCAAAGAGTTAAAACTAAAGGAAAAAACTGTAGAAACTCCTGTAGCCCCTGCCAAGGTAAAAACCGTTTCTGAAGAAGTCGTCTTCATAGCCATTTTAAGGGCCGGATTATCCCTACTGCCAGCTGCCCTTAGGGTTTTCCCTAAGGGAAGACTCGGCTTTATTGGAACTTACAGGAACGAGGAAACACTACAGCCGGTTAACTACTACGTCAAGTTTCCTCTTTTAAAGAGTGCTCGCTACGTTCTCCTTGACCCGATGCTGGCAATGGGAGGAACAGCAGAGCAGGCGGTGAAAGTCCTCCTTGAGAAAGGTATTGAAGAAAACAACATAACCTTTATCTCCATCGTCTCTGCACCAGAAGGGATTAGAAGGCTTGAAAAATTTAGAGGGTTAACTATCATAACTGCATCGGTTGACGAAAAGTTAAACGGCAACGGCTACATAGTTCCCGGACTTGGAGATGCCGGGGACAGGTTCTGTGGAACAGAAAACGTGGAGGTGGTAGAGTCCCATGGAGTTTAAAGCTGTAAGGGGTGTTGAGGATTTAATCCCTCCCGAAAGCGAAAAATTTGAGAAGGTTGTAGAAAAGTTCAAGGAAATCGTAAAGAGGGCTGGATTTAGAGAGGTTATCCTACCGATATTTGAGGAGGCTGGACTATTTACAAGGAGCGTCGGAGAAACGACGGACATAGTTCAAAAAGAGATGTACGTCTTTGAAGATAAAGGCGGCAGGGTAATTGCCTTAAGACCTGAAGGAACAGCTTCTGCTGTAAGGGCCTACGTAGAACACGGCGTTTTTGCAAAAGAACCCTTTACAAAGTGGTTCTACGTTGGTCCTATGTTCAGGTTTGAAAGGCCTCAGGCCGGAAGGAAAAGGCAGTTCTTCCAAGCTGGATGTGAAATTTTCGGCCTTTCCTCCCCCGGAGCGGACGCAGAGGTCATAAAGGTAGCTTCTGACATATTAAACAACTTAAATGTTGAATTTACCTTAGAGCTTAACTCCATAGGTTGCGAAAAGTGTAGGCCAGACTACCGGAAGGCACTTTTAGACTTCCTTGAAAAGCAAAAGGACAAGTTGTGTGAAGACTGTCAGAGGCGGTTTGAGAGAAACCCGCTAAGGGTACTTGACTGTAAGAACGAAAAATGTAGGGAAGTAGTAGAGAAAGCCCCTTTAATTACCGATTACCTGTGCCCTGAGTGTAGCGAGCACTTTGAGAGCGTGAAGAATTTCCTGAAAGCTTTAAAAGTTGACTTTAACGTTAACCCCTTCTTGGTGAGGGGACTTGATTACTACACAAGAACTGTATTTGAGTTTAAATCGGACAAACTTGGAGCTCAAAGTACCGTCCTTGCAGGCGGAAGGTACGACAAGCTCATCTCTCAGCTTGGAGGTCCCGATACTCCTGCCCTTGGCTTTGCTCTTGGCGTTGACAGGGTAATGCTGCTACTACCCGATATAGAGGAAAAGAGAGACGGCGTGTTTGTCATAACAGGAGGAGAGAAAGCCTACAGAGAAGGGCTCAAATTAGTTGACCTCCTCAGGAAGAAAGGCTTTAGGGCAGAAATAGACCACAGGCAGGGAAGCTTCAAATCACAGATGAAGGCTGCTGACAGGGTTAAAGCCAAATACGCCGTTATAATTGGCGAGCTGGAGCTCTCTGAAGGCTTTTACTCCCTCAAAGAACTTGAAACTGGTAAACAAGAAAGGGTAGATACCTTAGAAGCCCTCCTTGCAAGGCTTTAAAGATGAAAAGGGTACTCATCCTCGGCTCAACAGGCTCTATAGGTGAGAGCTCCCTAGATGTCATCAGAAGGTTCCCCGAAAGGTTTAAAGTCATAGGACTTGTGGCCGGCAGGAACGGGAGGAAACTAAGGGAGCAGGCGGAAATTTTTAAACCCGAAGCTGTCTGCCTTGTAGAAACTCAAGAGTTTTTCTCTTTCAACGGGAAGTTTTACACAGGTCTTAAAGGCGTAAAAGAGCTTATAGAAACAGTTGACTTTGAC from Phorcysia thermohydrogeniphila includes:
- a CDS encoding histone deacetylase family protein → MRTAVIYDDIFLKHDLPTHPENALRLKYFLKSLPEFNIPVLKPKNVSYDILRAVHFENYIEDVRISCRENAPGFFDPDTYYGEYTFDVALMAAGAVEMGVELLLSGKLRSVFCAVRPPGHHAEKGRAMGFCIFNNVAVGAVKALSLGAQRVFIVDFDAHHGNGTQHIFENTPEVFYFSTHQYPFYPGTGSTKENRSNVLNVPMKEGTGDAEFQKAYGETYRKAVKSFSPDIILVSAGYDLHRDDPLAGLEVTDSGIEYIITQILESAEELKIPVLFSLEGGYNLYALERCGRITFRKLAEFS
- a CDS encoding toprim domain-containing protein, whose protein sequence is MEKLKVYISELKQFSLKNPDWVILVEGKRDLKALEMFGIENVVDMKGRKYHDIAEELSESYVGVVLLMDFDPEGETIFRKLTKVLELYGLKIDTSFRERLRELGVRFVEEIPLLLRLPRW
- the eno gene encoding phosphopyruvate hydratase — translated: MSRIESVKAREVLDSRGNPTVEVEVTLESGVTARALVPSGASTGEKEALELRDKDPKRYYGKGVLKAVRNVNEVIAPALVGLESTDQANIDKLLIELDGTENKSNLGANAILGVSMAVCRASAEELGLPLFRYIGGTNAKELPVPMMNILNGGVHADNNVDLQEFMIMPVGGETFSESLRMGVEVYHTLKKVLQRMGHSTNVGDEGGFAPNLSSNEEAIQVILKAIEEAGYTPGEDVLIALDAASSEFYKGDGIYELSGEGKTFDREGLVDFYRNLVEKYPIISIEDGMAEDDHEGWKLLTAALGDRVQLVGDDVFVTNTELLRVGIKEGFANSILIKLNQIGTVTETLEAIEMAKRASYTTVISHRSGETEDTFIADLAVAVNSGQIKTGAPARSERNAKYNQLLRIEELLGNAAVYRGAEVFYNLD
- a CDS encoding EAL domain-containing protein; its protein translation is MAESFTRLKEVRRIGYLLLLILVASVLFMAGSNYLFRKEVEEAIYVSIFEQNKKRLKEIVDATVLSFSKKEALLKEDMKRKVREEVLNAHKIATSIYRTCKILKCSDNKIKRLIHEALKGYRFFEGKGYIFIDSVKGPVVLNPLFPELEGKNVWNIKDAKGKLVHREFERTVLYSPNNEGFVTYYWYLPGTKKVDEKISFLKLFKPYNWIIGGGFYLSDFKEYVKRILKEEGRIYNLFIVDLNGKTGSSLQERRLLAVVRRLPQKELESGLFINNGSGVYYLRLYRRWNWLIGSYVTKDDLFKEAVVLKGEFMGTMKAALFVGSLVVLVIFSSSTLGIWYFMEELRKTLRELFKRNRQLTKLNREMVLRAYKDNITGLRNRNRFEEDLRKVATSKVNFALVNIRNFREINELFGMKEGDRILRTFGKFLKRLAKRENKFARVYRIRGDRFGLLVTDISEGDFISMVKRIIAKLEQQEFEVGDIKFRLDVVAGISRNREQPIIEAEIAEQEAKKRNMDIYVFDVDLEELYRELQKNITIATKLKDAISNDRVIPVFQPIVDLQTGEVEKYEALMRIVDEDGKLLMPGDFLPVAKKISIYNKLSKKLIEKALLTVREKGIKVALNISSEDLVSSTMRDWLIEVIRNYGVADKVCFEIVESEAFSDLRILESFYSKVKELGAELAIDDFGSGYSNYEYITIIKPDYIKIDGSLISKVVQSKDAETLVKHIVLFSKELNIKTVAEFISSEEILEKVKELGVDYGQGFYLGKPTQLS
- a CDS encoding C-GCAxxG-C-C family protein, with amino-acid sequence MEFKKIMENVLFISETLEGKKEVKNPSTERIKEKAYNLYWKYNCECGVVTAFYEEANLSINFKKVRALSEELPYRWSSICGAVTGAFYVLAASLPEELLEKAVKEIINYHNRTPLPQFKGRGGVHIPKAPAGSILCRDSIINWCKATKINPRSRERTERCARITADIAGKTAELLKKYAVAAVK
- the rnr gene encoding ribonuclease R, which produces MEYKNLEEGIFKALEKLNKPLKAREIAKFLGIPPEERQELREKLKELAKEGKLVKLKGAKYALPEKFNLVVGKLCVYREGFGFVDPIDGGRGVFVPGKNMAGAMNGDIVAVEIVKEFPDGRKEGKVVSVIERAVKKVVGRVEKHRRHCFVIPEDKRIRYDVLLTHEDCKKVEDGDYVVVEIISYPSDTRGPVGKLLENLGKTGPKLDIELIIRKYDLPVEFPPEVLREAEKIPDQVTEKDLEGRVDLRDQLCFTIDGENARDFDDAVAIEKLPDGNYRLFVHIADVSHYVKPGSALDLEAYRRGTSVYFPDRCIPMLPEKLSNGICSLNPNVDRLTFTCEMLINRRGTVIDYKIYESVIHSKARLTYTIAQRIIDGDEEAIEKFPHVVESLKAMYELAQILYKKRYKRGSLDFDLPEPVVVLNTEGEPIDIYRAERLWSHRIIEEFMIAANETVAEFMFWSDYPSVYRVHESPDREKLSEFLNFVRSLGIRVPAVKNDIQPKLLQKILEQVEGKPEEKLVNYLMLRTMARAKYSPDNIGHFGLASTHYTHFTSPIRRYADLQLHRLVKMALRGEFTSDSIPYWEEKLEKVCKHVTERSINADEAERDVIELKKLQYAKNHIGEVFEAIITGVTEQGLYVETIEQLIPGFIHVTNLKNDYYICIPKQYCLVGEKTRTVFRIGDRALVRLLHVDTENRKAEFEMVRKLK
- the upp gene encoding uracil phosphoribosyltransferase, translated to MKLLKPENALIEELLATIRDKNTPYYVFREDLERLGELLIIEALKELKLKEKTVETPVAPAKVKTVSEEVVFIAILRAGLSLLPAALRVFPKGRLGFIGTYRNEETLQPVNYYVKFPLLKSARYVLLDPMLAMGGTAEQAVKVLLEKGIEENNITFISIVSAPEGIRRLEKFRGLTIITASVDEKLNGNGYIVPGLGDAGDRFCGTENVEVVESHGV
- the hisS gene encoding histidine--tRNA ligase, whose product is MEFKAVRGVEDLIPPESEKFEKVVEKFKEIVKRAGFREVILPIFEEAGLFTRSVGETTDIVQKEMYVFEDKGGRVIALRPEGTASAVRAYVEHGVFAKEPFTKWFYVGPMFRFERPQAGRKRQFFQAGCEIFGLSSPGADAEVIKVASDILNNLNVEFTLELNSIGCEKCRPDYRKALLDFLEKQKDKLCEDCQRRFERNPLRVLDCKNEKCREVVEKAPLITDYLCPECSEHFESVKNFLKALKVDFNVNPFLVRGLDYYTRTVFEFKSDKLGAQSTVLAGGRYDKLISQLGGPDTPALGFALGVDRVMLLLPDIEEKRDGVFVITGGEKAYREGLKLVDLLRKKGFRAEIDHRQGSFKSQMKAADRVKAKYAVIIGELELSEGFYSLKELETGKQERVDTLEALLARL